From the genome of Streptomyces sp. NBC_01142:
GGCGTAAGGGTCATCCGCACACGCTGTGTCCGGCCGCCGCTGTGCTTGCCGTCGGCGCCCGCCTCGACCACCCACAGCTTCAGCCCGCCGCGCCCGCCTGCCTCCCGCGTCATCGTGACCTCGAACTCCAGCTCCACAGCCCCGACGCCGAACTTGACCCCGCGGCCCGCCCCTTCCTGCTGTGCCGTCTCCAACTGATCGCGGAGTACGCGGATGTAGTCGGCCAGGGGCACACCCTCGGGGTCGCTCATCAGATGTCGCCTCCACGTATATCGATATCCACGAGTCTGCCAGGCGGCTACCTTGTTCGCATGCGAACCGGATTCGTTTGACCTTGACGCGCCCGCGCACCTCCTTCCGTCGCGACGCGGACCAACCCATCGAGACGAGGAGAGGCATGTTTACGTCCCCGCAGATCGAGCACTGCCGGACTTTCGGGTTCGTCGTGCTGCGCGGGCTGTTCAGCCCGCAGGAGACTGCCCGGCTCACCGCCGAGGTGACGGAGCTCCGCTTCAACTACCCAACGGCACCTTGCAGATGCGACGCCTTAGCGCCGGCCTGACCTTCTACCAGGACCTCCACACCCTGCAGGACCTGCTGCTGTGCTGGGCCGGCGCATGCCCCACCTGCCACCGCCAGTTACCAACACCAACGAGGAGACAGCACCCCCACCCGACTCGAAGTACTACTAGGGACCTGTCGGTTGCCAGGCTGAGCCCATGCGGTGGAGGAGAGCCTGCTGCCGGAACCAGGCCAACCGGGGCAAGGCCGCTCGCCCTGCCGAAGTCGGCCGTGCTGCCTGAGAACGTCGCCCTGCCGAAGCGGACCGTGCCGCCGGAGAACGTCGCCCGGCGAAGTCTCCGCCGTCGAATAACCGAAGCACAGGGTGAGCGGGGCGGGGCGGCTCCGGATCACCTGCCTCTGGCGATGTCTTCGTCCGGCCCGGCCTCGTCCAAGGTGGAATCGCCTCGGCATCCCAGGGTTCTCCAGCCGTGAGGGACTGACCGGGGTGAACTGGGACGGCGACGGGGGCGGCGCCGGGTCGAAGGCGGGCACCCGGCCCGCGCTGAAGCGGGTGGTGTCGGGCCGCACGGAAGATTTCAGTGGGCGGGGCTGGGACCTGGGCACTGAAATCTTCCGTGCGGGGCTCATGGCGGTTCGGGCGCACCGGTTGCTTCAGTTCCGGTGGCTGCGGTGTTCGGCCGCCCCTGGCGGTGGGAGCGGGTCAGCGTTTGACGCGGTTACGGACGGCCAGGACGGCCAGGCCGAGAAGGATGGGCTCGGTCACGCGGGAAGCCATTTCGATGTAGGTGCCGTTAGTGGTCAGAGGCTGTCGCACGGCTCCTGCCCGGTGAAGGTCAAGAGTGCTTCTTGGGCGTGTGGTTGATGAGCTTGTTGAGGTTGTGCACCGTGCCGAGGAGCTTGATCTCGGCGTCCACCGCCTGGCGGCCGCGGTAGTTGAGGTGCCGTCCGAAGCGTTGGAAGATCCGGGCGAATCCCGGCTCGACCAGGGCACTGCGTTGACGGTACTGGGCCCGTCCTGTTGGGGTGGCGAGGCGGGCCGCCATGTCCTGCTGGCCGGCAGGGGCCTGCTGACGTTTCGCGGGAAAGCCTGCCTGGTCGGCATCGCTGGTGACCGAGACCAGTAGCGGGAGGTCGGCGAGGGCCTCGAAGGACGCGGCGGAAGCGTACCCGCTGTCGGCGAGCCAGAGTTGGATGTCGCCGGGGAGCCGTGCGGCCTGGTGATTGTGCTGGGTCTTCTTCACCATCGGAACGAGGGCCGTCCTGTCCGAGGGATTGTCGTGCGCTTCGATGGCCAGCAAGAATTGACGGCGGGCGCACACGATCTGGATGTTGTATCCCTGCAGGTAGCCGCCGCGTTTGCCGGGAATCAGCCGGGAGTCGGGATCGCTCAGGCAGGAACGGGACTCCGGGGAGGGGGCCGGTCGGGGTGTGCGGGCCCGCTCCAGCCAGGCCCGCATCTTCACCAGTCGCGTTCGCTGGCGAACGAGGACGGTCTTGTGCTCCATCGGGACCGGCGGCCGTCCGTTCGCTCCACGACGTCCTGCCGCCCGGTCCTCTCGGACGCGGAGCTCGTACTTCTTCAGCTTCTCCTGGTGAGCCTCGGTCTCGGCGGCCAGGCGCTTCTCCGCGCGGGCCACCATCCGCTCGGCGGCTTCGACCTTGATCCGGATCTCGGTGGGTGAAGGCATAGCCCGTTCATGCAGTCTGTCCCTGGCCAAGTGGGCCCGGGTGAGCCGGTCGCACAGCCGGGACAGGCGAGGCCAGTTGTCGCACGCGTCCTCGCCATCTCCCTGTGCTGCCGAGTCATCGGCCTCGACGCTCAGCGCGTGGTCGACTACATCCTCCATCAACGCGTGGATCTCTTTCTCGTACTGGGAGATGGTCTCCTCCAGGCGCTGGAGCCGCTGGTTGGCGTCGCGTGAGGCGTTCGCCTCCATCGGTGAGCCGTCCACGGCCACCGCCGAAAGATCGACCAGGCCACGTCGGCCGCACAGCGACAACACCTGCACGAACAGTGAGTTCAAGGCGGCACGGTGGCGTCGTACGAACCGCGCGACGGTGGAGTGGTCCACTCGGCGGTTCGCGGTGATGATTCGGCAGCCCACGTCGTCCCAGCAAGCCTGCTCGATGCGACGGGAGGAACGCACTCCCTTGCTGTAGCAGTACAGGAGCAGCGCAATCAGGCTCGCGGGAGGGTAGGCCACCCCGCCCCGCCCGTCGTCACGGTAGCTGTTCTCGAACGCCGACAGGTCAAGTAGCTCGACGACGTCGAGCACCTTCCAGCACAGGTGCTCGGGCGGCAGCCACTCCCGGACATCCCGCGGCATCTCAAGATCACGTTCACGGTCGCACGACCAGAAGTTCCGCCCCACCAGCCAAGATTCCGACGCCTCCTGGATCCTCGGAACCGAACAACGAATCGCTCTTGACCTTCACCGGGCAGGAGCCGTGCGACAGCCTCGTCAGGTCCTGGCCGGAGGAGCGGAACACCACCGAGTTGAGCGTGACGTTCAGGGCCTTCTCGAAGCGCTCGCCGGTGAACCTGTCCCTCGTGGGGTTCTGGGGGTCAGCCTTGTCGATCTCGAAGGTGACCTTGCCGCCGCCGGGCGGCACGGTGCCGGTCGCTTCCTGCTTCGGGGAATCCTTTGGGAGCCCGAAGCCCATGAGCAGCACGATGGTGATGAGCATCGCGGCAGCGAGCCAGCCCAGGGCGCGGGAGGCGCGCAGGCCGTAGCCAGCAAGCATCCAGTAGCCGTGGAGCAGTCCGCGTTCGGCGCGGGTGGCGGTGTGGTCGTGGCGGCGCATCTCCATCTCGCCGTAGTAGAAGTCCGCCGCCCCGGGCTCGTTCTTGCTGTCCTCGAACGCCTTGCGCAGCGCCCGGTACACCGGCGCCAGCTGCGCCGGCCTGACGTGTTCGGCGTGGAGCACCCCCACGTTCCAGCCCGGGACTGCTGTCAGCTGGCTCGCGCGCCAGTGGTGTTCTTCGGCGAGGGTGCGGCGCTGGGTAAACCGGACGGGGCGCCAGCGCCGCCAGTGCGTGCGGGGCGGGACCTTGTCGAAGGAGCAGGTGCCCTCCAGCCGCAGCTGGTCCAGATGCACGGTCCCGGTGAACAGGCACCCCGACAGGTTGACATCGGCGAGGACTAGATGGGCCGCGTCCACCCCACGCAGCGAGCTGATCCGCACGGTGGCGTCGGGCGCGTCGGCAATAGCCTGTTCTGCCACCAGCCGTCTGTCGGGGAGCTCGAAGGGGTCGGCTTCCGCGGCGATCGTGAGGGGGTATTCGAAAACCGCGTGGGCGAAGTCCACCGTGGCGTAGCGCAGGCGCAACTCGGCCGTTGATGACCAGCGGGTCCGCTGACACTCCAGGCGGCGCGCGGCGAGCGAGAGGGTCGCCGGGCCGCTGAACACCGCCTCGGACAACTTCACCAGCCTTGCGCACACCAACGGTCCGAGGCTGACCGCCCCGGCGAAAACTGCCAGTTCGAAGAAGGCGTCGCGATGGAAGGTCGCCGCCTTGAACCCGGCGTCGCCCTGGAAGGTCGCCGACCGGAACTCGGCGACGCCCTGGAAGGTCGCCAGCTTGAACCCGGCGACGCCCTGGAAGGTTGCCGATTCAAAATACGCGTCGCCCTGGAAGGTCGCCGCCTTGAACCCGGCGTCGCCCTGGAAGGTTGCCGCCTCGAACCAGGCGACGCCCTGGAAGTTCGCCGACCCGAACCGGGCGTCGCCCTGGAAGATTGCCGACCCGAACCCGGCGTCGCCCTGGAAGGTTGCCGACCCGAACCCGGCGTCGCC
Proteins encoded in this window:
- a CDS encoding trypco2 family protein, whose protein sequence is MSDPEGVPLADYIRVLRDQLETAQQEGAGRGVKFGVGAVELEFEVTMTREAGGRGGLKLWVVEAGADGKHSGGRTQRVRMTLTPTDDAGQPLSVIDRLPELPR
- a CDS encoding transposase translates to MPRDVREWLPPEHLCWKVLDVVELLDLSAFENSYRDDGRGGVAYPPASLIALLLYCYSKGVRSSRRIEQACWDDVGCRIITANRRVDHSTVARFVRRHRAALNSLFVQVLSLCGRRGLVDLSAVAVDGSPMEANASRDANQRLQRLEETISQYEKEIHALMEDVVDHALSVEADDSAAQGDGEDACDNWPRLSRLCDRLTRAHLARDRLHERAMPSPTEIRIKVEAAERMVARAEKRLAAETEAHQEKLKKYELRVREDRAAGRRGANGRPPVPMEHKTVLVRQRTRLVKMRAWLERARTPRPAPSPESRSCLSDPDSRLIPGKRGGYLQGYNIQIVCARRQFLLAIEAHDNPSDRTALVPMVKKTQHNHQAARLPGDIQLWLADSGYASAASFEALADLPLLVSVTSDADQAGFPAKRQQAPAGQQDMAARLATPTGRAQYRQRSALVEPGFARIFQRFGRHLNYRGRQAVDAEIKLLGTVHNLNKLINHTPKKHS
- a CDS encoding pentapeptide repeat-containing protein; its protein translation is MTHPSPEPSLSPPGWAHCGHGTTPEDPVGCRGIHVPGHTTCLAHLADADRDAYLAGLTPGTDIDHRGTHFTGPLLDALLAALRDPATGHPRLGGAWFGSANFQSGARFGSATFQGDAGFGSATFQGDAGFGSAIFQGDARFGSANFQGVAWFEAATFQGDAGFKAATFQGDAYFESATFQGVAGFKLATFQGVAEFRSATFQGDAGFKAATFHRDAFFELAVFAGAVSLGPLVCARLVKLSEAVFSGPATLSLAARRLECQRTRWSSTAELRLRYATVDFAHAVFEYPLTIAAEADPFELPDRRLVAEQAIADAPDATVRISSLRGVDAAHLVLADVNLSGCLFTGTVHLDQLRLEGTCSFDKVPPRTHWRRWRPVRFTQRRTLAEEHHWRASQLTAVPGWNVGVLHAEHVRPAQLAPVYRALRKAFEDSKNEPGAADFYYGEMEMRRHDHTATRAERGLLHGYWMLAGYGLRASRALGWLAAAMLITIVLLMGFGLPKDSPKQEATGTVPPGGGKVTFEIDKADPQNPTRDRFTGERFEKALNVTLNSVVFRSSGQDLTRLSHGSCPVKVKSDSLFGSEDPGGVGILAGGAELLVVRP